In Phenylobacterium zucineum HLK1, one DNA window encodes the following:
- a CDS encoding sulfite exporter TauE/SafE family protein — protein sequence MLTDPLFYVLAVPAVTMMGLAKGGFAGVGAVAMPLLALAISPVQAAAILLPILIVQDVVGVWAFRKTWDRGVLALMLPSAAAGIFLGYLLAAQVSAVAVLATLGAISILFAAQRLWSQRGGRVAAPSNAPWPVGALLGVASGFTSQIAHAGQPPFQMWVLPKNLSPASLVGTTAIFFAVVNWVKVPAYVALGQFTRENLATSAVLAPVAIASTFAGVWLVRRVKAERFYTIIYVLMILVGAQLLWEAWGS from the coding sequence ATGCTGACCGATCCCCTCTTCTACGTCCTCGCCGTGCCGGCGGTGACGATGATGGGGCTGGCCAAGGGCGGCTTCGCCGGCGTCGGCGCCGTGGCCATGCCGCTGCTGGCCCTGGCCATCTCGCCGGTGCAGGCGGCGGCGATCCTGCTGCCGATCCTGATCGTGCAGGACGTGGTCGGGGTCTGGGCGTTCCGGAAGACCTGGGACCGGGGCGTGCTGGCCCTGATGCTGCCGAGCGCGGCGGCGGGCATCTTCCTGGGCTACCTGCTGGCCGCGCAGGTCTCGGCGGTGGCCGTGCTGGCGACGCTGGGGGCGATCTCGATCCTGTTCGCCGCGCAGCGGCTGTGGAGCCAGCGGGGCGGCCGGGTCGCCGCGCCCTCGAACGCGCCGTGGCCGGTCGGCGCCCTGCTGGGGGTGGCCTCGGGCTTCACCAGCCAGATCGCCCACGCCGGCCAGCCGCCGTTCCAGATGTGGGTGCTGCCGAAGAACCTCTCGCCCGCCAGCCTGGTGGGCACGACCGCGATCTTCTTCGCGGTGGTGAACTGGGTGAAGGTCCCGGCCTACGTCGCCCTCGGCCAGTTCACGCGGGAGAACCTGGCCACCTCGGCGGTGCTGGCGCCGGTGGCGATCGCCTCCACCTTCGCCGGCGTCTGGCTGGTGCGGCGGGTGAAGGCCGAGCGGTTCTACACGATCATCTACGTGCTGATGATCCTGGTGGGCGCGCAGCTGCTGTGGGAGGCCTGGGGTTCTTAG
- a CDS encoding S8 family serine peptidase, protein MSRLRRGGAWLALAPALWLGLGPGLAAAEPAVAVRPTGPHLTREMLETFAGFVPPTRLSPDRYPEAGRFTPQEIVEVLCGRASPDYLALLKQRNGLSDADLRRPAGERAYQIDFIHCPYVAKFETPKVYVAESGDTYAQIREAFTGVQGTPASNAKFFGVPEGVIRSGRLRPGDELRIPYATAASILPADEASALSENLKPASGRLVANYVQFGPSTTGRIVTYVGDSGVDAVPEKPAECGPDPVRPFDAAAVVAAYEFAVKRAAALNQRVEHPVDVMVADNGFFGARPRPAGGYDFRTPEFDGRHFDTATYGRRLGPVLEDPQGQQTYPVNYQNGLSPAGPLSGHGTHVTGLVLGGTEFLPHRSRVYGPGVGWLKLTQLNVGRGSATLMAGSQRELSSQLLLLQGSRIVNLSLTYDGRASGIPASFTFLDEASDMKGVGRHLFVVAAGNDRRGNAADYQPAARGGIGVAASVITVAATDPAGRLTSFTNIGSTNVDVAAPGCNLESWTSDAGPAVALSGTSQAAPLVTFQASLIRSLTGADPADLKIRIVSSGDLLHPDDARKVSGHTRIDIPRSLYVFDDYVRWKAGAGERAVLGRVVKASGLVCRDDDLKVDLAELRAFKQDPAQAYAFRRPSAQNRLAVCAVATPGAADVLVVEPSVEATGDHPASPESLPGAPGRYITIPMRDVIDVTMRMKDAG, encoded by the coding sequence GTGTCGCGCCTGAGGCGCGGTGGGGCCTGGCTCGCCCTCGCCCCGGCGCTCTGGCTCGGTCTCGGGCCGGGCCTGGCCGCGGCGGAGCCGGCCGTCGCCGTACGGCCGACAGGGCCGCATCTGACCCGCGAGATGCTGGAGACCTTCGCGGGCTTCGTCCCCCCCACCAGGCTCAGTCCCGACCGCTATCCCGAGGCCGGGCGCTTCACCCCTCAGGAGATCGTCGAGGTCCTCTGCGGCCGCGCGTCGCCCGACTATCTGGCGCTGCTCAAGCAGAGGAACGGCCTCAGCGACGCCGACCTCAGGCGGCCCGCCGGCGAGCGGGCCTACCAGATCGACTTCATCCACTGCCCCTATGTGGCGAAATTCGAAACGCCGAAGGTCTATGTCGCGGAAAGCGGCGACACCTATGCGCAGATCCGGGAAGCCTTCACCGGGGTGCAGGGCACGCCCGCCTCCAACGCGAAATTCTTCGGCGTCCCCGAGGGCGTGATCCGCTCGGGGCGCCTGAGGCCCGGCGACGAGCTTCGGATCCCCTACGCCACCGCGGCCTCGATCCTGCCCGCCGACGAGGCGTCGGCGCTCTCCGAGAATCTCAAGCCGGCCTCGGGCCGCCTCGTGGCCAACTATGTCCAGTTCGGGCCGTCGACCACCGGCCGCATCGTCACCTACGTCGGCGACTCCGGGGTCGACGCGGTCCCCGAGAAGCCGGCCGAGTGCGGCCCCGATCCCGTCAGGCCCTTCGACGCCGCCGCGGTCGTCGCCGCCTACGAGTTCGCCGTGAAGCGGGCGGCGGCGCTGAACCAGCGGGTCGAGCATCCCGTCGACGTTATGGTCGCCGACAACGGCTTCTTCGGGGCCCGGCCCAGGCCGGCCGGCGGCTATGACTTCCGCACGCCGGAGTTCGACGGCCGGCACTTCGACACGGCGACCTACGGCCGGCGCCTCGGCCCGGTGCTCGAGGACCCCCAGGGCCAGCAGACCTATCCCGTCAACTATCAGAACGGGCTCAGCCCGGCGGGTCCGCTCAGCGGCCACGGCACCCACGTCACCGGCCTGGTGCTGGGCGGGACGGAATTTCTCCCGCACCGGTCCAGGGTGTACGGCCCGGGCGTCGGGTGGCTGAAGCTCACCCAGCTCAACGTCGGCCGCGGTTCGGCCACGCTGATGGCCGGCTCACAGCGGGAACTGAGCTCCCAGCTGCTGCTGCTCCAGGGCTCCCGGATCGTGAACCTGAGCCTCACCTACGACGGCCGGGCGAGCGGCATTCCCGCCAGCTTCACGTTCCTGGACGAGGCCTCCGACATGAAGGGGGTGGGCCGGCACCTCTTCGTGGTCGCCGCCGGCAACGACCGGCGCGGCAACGCGGCCGACTACCAGCCGGCCGCCAGGGGCGGGATCGGCGTCGCGGCCTCGGTGATCACCGTCGCGGCCACGGACCCGGCCGGACGGCTCACCAGCTTCACCAACATCGGCTCCACGAACGTCGACGTCGCGGCCCCCGGCTGCAACCTGGAGTCCTGGACCTCGGACGCAGGGCCCGCGGTCGCCCTGAGCGGCACCTCCCAGGCTGCGCCGCTCGTCACGTTCCAGGCCAGCCTCATCCGCTCGCTGACCGGCGCGGACCCTGCGGACCTGAAGATCCGCATCGTCTCCAGCGGCGACCTCCTGCACCCCGACGACGCGCGGAAGGTGTCGGGGCATACGCGGATCGACATCCCGCGCTCGCTCTACGTCTTCGACGACTATGTGCGCTGGAAGGCCGGCGCCGGCGAGCGCGCGGTGCTGGGGCGCGTGGTGAAGGCCTCGGGCCTCGTCTGCCGGGACGACGACCTCAAGGTCGACCTCGCCGAGCTTCGGGCCTTCAAGCAGGATCCGGCCCAGGCCTACGCCTTCCGCCGACCGTCCGCCCAGAACCGCCTCGCCGTGTGCGCCGTCGCCACGCCGGGCGCCGCCGATGTGCTGGTGGTGGAGCCGTCGGTCGAGGCGACGGGCGACCACCCCGCCTCGCCCGAGAGCCTGCCGGGCGCCCCCGGCCGGTACATCACCATCCCGATGCGGGATGTCATCGACGTGACCATGAGGATGAAGGATGCCGGCTGA
- a CDS encoding S1C family serine protease, with product MRRADASVLAAVLAPALILGLAGCEQRQAEPPAEQSTAVQPPVIATPAGGAPSSFAPIVKRVSPAVVSIDTLAVAEGALPWLQGTPQGGLPGFAVPVQRGAGSGFIISADGYIVTNNHVVEGAQEIVATLADGRQLPARLVGRDPPSDLAVLKVDARELPFVSFARSALPEVGDWVVAVGNPFGLGGTATAGIVSAHGREIGEAYVSYLQIDAPINSGNSGGPSFDLQGRVVGVNTAIFSPSGGSVGIGFAIPADLAENVTQQLIKSGRVTRGYLGVGVQDLTPPLAARLGARGARGGLIVDVARGGPAAGALRPGDVVTAVNGEEITGAGGLTRAIAAAAPGSRLRLQVLRGGRRSEVTVTAARRPDDL from the coding sequence ATGAGGAGAGCTGACGCGAGCGTGCTGGCGGCCGTCCTGGCGCCCGCCCTGATCCTGGGGCTCGCCGGCTGCGAGCAGCGGCAGGCCGAGCCGCCGGCCGAGCAGAGCACGGCGGTGCAGCCGCCGGTGATCGCCACCCCGGCCGGCGGAGCGCCCAGTTCCTTCGCCCCGATCGTCAAGCGGGTCTCGCCGGCGGTCGTGTCGATCGACACCTTGGCGGTGGCCGAGGGCGCGCTGCCCTGGCTGCAGGGGACGCCGCAGGGCGGGCTGCCCGGCTTCGCGGTCCCGGTGCAGCGCGGGGCCGGCTCGGGCTTCATCATCAGCGCCGACGGCTACATCGTCACCAACAACCACGTGGTGGAGGGCGCGCAGGAGATCGTCGCGACCCTGGCGGACGGCCGCCAGCTTCCGGCGCGGCTGGTGGGGCGCGACCCGCCCTCGGACCTGGCGGTGCTGAAGGTGGACGCCCGCGAGCTGCCGTTCGTCAGCTTCGCGCGCTCGGCCCTGCCGGAGGTGGGCGACTGGGTGGTGGCGGTCGGCAACCCCTTCGGCCTGGGCGGCACGGCGACGGCCGGGATCGTCTCGGCGCACGGCCGCGAGATCGGCGAGGCCTACGTCAGCTACCTGCAGATCGACGCGCCCATCAACAGCGGCAACTCGGGCGGGCCGTCCTTCGACCTGCAGGGCCGGGTGGTGGGGGTGAACACCGCGATCTTCTCGCCCAGCGGCGGCTCGGTCGGCATCGGCTTCGCGATCCCCGCGGACCTGGCCGAGAACGTCACCCAGCAGCTCATCAAGTCCGGCCGGGTGACCCGCGGCTACCTCGGCGTGGGGGTCCAGGACCTGACCCCGCCGCTGGCGGCTCGGCTGGGCGCGCGCGGCGCGCGCGGCGGGCTGATCGTCGACGTGGCGCGCGGCGGTCCTGCCGCGGGTGCGCTGCGGCCCGGCGACGTGGTGACGGCGGTGAACGGGGAGGAGATCACCGGCGCCGGCGGGTTGACCCGGGCCATCGCCGCGGCGGCGCCCGGCAGCCGGCTGCGGCTGCAGGTCCTGCGCGGCGGCCGGCGCTCGGAGGTGACGGTCACGGCGGCGCGCCGGCCGGACGACCTGTAG
- a CDS encoding trypsin-like serine protease, translated as MRRALRSLAACGLVAGGLAACGGPGGPPPDAVEAAEAVAASAAPADEATPVVVFRPLSRLVPPGEVRVINGEPVRPRDWPAMVGAVIEVRDRNDRVVERSICTGTLVGPRVMLTAAHCVDGGKDKPELPVRIELDGAAVDARCRMHAAYAAAPKPATRTPRDSADYALCLLGLDLQALDAYRTLEFESIDRDTSPDRLNWVLVTGYGCTEVAFNEQCEPVFGPAKASLLAGNAAISRRPSPGPERNYLQTRSATSSDAALCPGDSGGPLLTGATLQDQTASRRIVAVNSSIAVPRCSAVGLTSRYSALATSDFRTWSDRWIADSGRPTVCGVNKRPGEFPCRA; from the coding sequence ATGAGGCGCGCGCTCCGTTCGCTGGCGGCATGCGGCCTCGTGGCCGGGGGCCTCGCCGCCTGCGGCGGACCGGGCGGGCCGCCGCCCGACGCGGTGGAGGCGGCGGAGGCGGTCGCGGCGTCCGCCGCTCCGGCCGACGAGGCGACGCCCGTCGTGGTCTTCCGTCCGCTCTCGCGCCTCGTCCCGCCCGGCGAGGTCCGCGTCATCAACGGCGAGCCCGTGCGCCCGCGCGACTGGCCCGCCATGGTCGGCGCCGTCATCGAGGTGCGGGACCGGAACGACCGGGTCGTCGAACGCAGCATCTGCACCGGAACCCTCGTCGGACCGCGGGTGATGCTGACCGCCGCCCATTGCGTGGACGGCGGCAAGGACAAGCCCGAACTGCCCGTCAGGATCGAGCTCGACGGGGCCGCGGTCGACGCCAGGTGCCGGATGCACGCGGCCTACGCCGCGGCGCCGAAGCCTGCGACCAGGACGCCGCGCGACAGCGCCGACTACGCGCTTTGCCTGCTGGGCCTCGACCTCCAGGCCCTCGACGCCTACCGCACCCTGGAGTTCGAGAGCATCGACCGGGACACCTCCCCCGATCGCCTCAACTGGGTGCTGGTGACGGGTTACGGCTGCACCGAGGTGGCGTTCAACGAGCAGTGCGAGCCGGTGTTCGGGCCCGCGAAGGCCAGCCTGCTCGCCGGCAACGCCGCCATCTCGCGGCGGCCCTCGCCGGGGCCGGAACGCAACTATCTGCAGACGCGATCGGCGACGTCCAGCGACGCCGCCCTGTGCCCCGGCGACTCGGGCGGGCCGCTGCTGACCGGCGCGACGCTGCAGGACCAGACGGCGAGCCGGCGGATCGTCGCCGTGAATTCCTCGATCGCCGTCCCACGCTGCAGCGCGGTCGGGTTGACCAGCCGCTATTCGGCCCTCGCGACGTCCGACTTCCGGACCTGGTCCGACCGCTGGATCGCGGACTCCGGGCGGCCCACCGTGTGCGGCGTGAACAAGCGGCCGGGGGAGTTCCCGTGTCGCGCCTGA
- a CDS encoding FKBP-type peptidyl-prolyl cis-trans isomerase: protein MIRHAACAALGGLLVAACASAPAPSAPTSAPAADLSPQARWEAGQAAYLAWNTRRHGWKTTDSGLQYKVLKRAPASAPRPEPGATVTIHYTGTFIDGRKFDSSRDRGEPATFPLGRLIKGWQEGVPMMRVGERWLFAIPADLAYGNRNRDPIPNGSALLFDIELIAVEGNAVR from the coding sequence ATGATCCGCCACGCCGCCTGCGCCGCCCTTGGCGGCCTGCTCGTCGCCGCCTGCGCCAGCGCGCCAGCTCCATCCGCGCCGACGTCCGCCCCGGCCGCCGACCTCTCGCCCCAGGCGCGCTGGGAAGCCGGCCAGGCGGCGTACCTCGCCTGGAACACCCGCCGCCACGGCTGGAAGACCACCGACAGCGGCCTGCAGTACAAGGTGTTGAAGCGGGCCCCGGCCTCGGCGCCGCGGCCCGAGCCCGGCGCCACCGTGACCATCCACTACACGGGGACGTTCATCGACGGGCGCAAGTTCGACTCCTCGCGCGACCGCGGCGAGCCGGCGACCTTCCCGCTCGGCCGGCTGATCAAGGGCTGGCAGGAAGGCGTGCCGATGATGCGCGTCGGCGAGCGCTGGCTGTTCGCCATCCCCGCCGACCTGGCCTACGGGAACCGCAACCGCGACCCGATCCCGAACGGCAGCGCGCTCCTCTTCGACATCGAGCTCATCGCCGTCGAGGGGAACGCCGTCCGCTGA
- a CDS encoding SDR family NAD(P)-dependent oxidoreductase, which produces MAFKPFDLTGKVALVTGGNGGIGLGMAEGLAAAGAKVAIWGQNPEKNAKAEATLKGYGVEVLVQKVDVADEQAVVAGVAEALKTFGRLDFVAANAGVGGGAPFHEMTTEKWRRVTTVNLDAVFWTFREAAKHMIERAEAGDPGGSMVVTSSTSAIHGAPRNQAYASTKAGVIAMIRGLAVEYARYGIRANAILPGWIATDMTAGLQAWDTFNEKAIGRVPMRRWGEGEDFSGIAVYLASDASKFHTGDSFVIDGGYTIF; this is translated from the coding sequence ATGGCCTTCAAACCGTTCGACCTGACCGGCAAGGTCGCGCTGGTGACCGGCGGCAACGGCGGCATCGGCCTCGGCATGGCCGAGGGCCTGGCCGCGGCCGGGGCCAAGGTGGCGATCTGGGGCCAGAACCCGGAGAAGAACGCCAAGGCCGAGGCGACGCTGAAGGGCTACGGCGTCGAGGTGCTGGTCCAGAAGGTGGACGTGGCCGACGAGCAGGCGGTGGTGGCCGGCGTCGCCGAGGCGCTGAAGACGTTCGGGCGACTGGACTTCGTGGCCGCCAACGCCGGCGTCGGCGGCGGCGCGCCGTTCCACGAGATGACCACCGAGAAGTGGCGGCGGGTCACGACGGTGAACCTGGACGCGGTGTTCTGGACCTTCCGCGAGGCGGCCAAGCACATGATCGAACGGGCCGAGGCGGGCGACCCCGGCGGCTCGATGGTGGTGACCTCGTCCACCTCGGCGATCCACGGCGCGCCGCGCAACCAGGCCTACGCCTCGACCAAGGCCGGGGTGATCGCCATGATCCGCGGGCTGGCGGTGGAGTACGCCCGCTACGGCATCCGGGCCAACGCCATCCTGCCGGGCTGGATCGCCACCGACATGACCGCCGGCCTGCAGGCGTGGGACACCTTCAACGAGAAGGCCATCGGCCGGGTGCCGATGCGCCGCTGGGGCGAGGGCGAGGACTTCTCGGGCATCGCGGTGTACCTGGCCTCGGACGCCTCGAAGTTCCACACCGGCGACAGCTTCGTCATCGACGGCGGCTACACGATCTTCTGA
- the purU gene encoding formyltetrahydrofolate deformylase, protein MILTLSCPDQPGIVARVSALLFERGANILDAQQFDDEETGRFFMRVVFDPGDAGAEAWRAAFAPLAEQYAMTWTLRGRKERRRVMILASQQDHCLSDLIWRWRQGELQMDLTAVVSNHPASTFPHTDLQGIAFHHLPITPETKPQQEARLWSLIEETRTELVVLARYMQVLSDDLAGKLEGRCINIHHSFLPGFKGARPYHQAHARGVKVIGATAHYVTGDLDEGPIIEQDVERISHRDTPAALIRKGRDIERRVLARAVRWRLEDRVLLNGRKTVVFTD, encoded by the coding sequence ATGATCCTGACCCTCTCCTGCCCCGACCAGCCCGGCATCGTTGCCCGCGTGTCCGCCCTGCTCTTCGAGCGCGGCGCCAACATCCTCGACGCCCAGCAGTTCGACGACGAGGAGACCGGCCGGTTCTTCATGCGCGTGGTGTTCGATCCGGGCGACGCCGGCGCCGAGGCCTGGCGCGCCGCCTTCGCGCCCCTCGCCGAGCAGTACGCCATGACCTGGACCCTGCGCGGCCGCAAGGAGCGCCGCCGGGTGATGATCCTCGCCTCGCAGCAGGACCACTGCCTCTCCGATCTGATCTGGCGCTGGCGGCAGGGCGAGCTGCAGATGGATCTGACCGCCGTGGTCTCCAACCATCCGGCCTCCACCTTCCCCCACACCGACCTGCAGGGGATCGCCTTCCACCACCTGCCGATCACGCCCGAGACCAAGCCCCAGCAGGAGGCCCGCCTCTGGTCGCTGATCGAGGAGACCCGGACCGAACTCGTGGTCCTCGCCCGCTACATGCAGGTGCTCTCCGACGACCTCGCCGGCAAGCTCGAGGGCCGCTGCATCAACATCCACCACTCGTTCCTGCCGGGCTTCAAGGGCGCCCGCCCCTACCACCAGGCCCACGCCCGCGGGGTGAAGGTGATCGGCGCCACGGCCCACTACGTCACCGGCGACCTCGACGAGGGCCCGATCATCGAGCAGGACGTCGAGCGCATCAGCCACCGCGACACGCCGGCCGCCCTGATCCGCAAGGGCCGCGACATCGAGCGCCGCGTGCTGGCCCGCGCCGTCCGCTGGCGCCTGGAGGACCGCGTGCTCCTCAACGGCCGCAAGACGGTGGTCTTCACGGACTAG
- a CDS encoding DUF1353 domain-containing protein: MPADRRIRGLAAGALAALALLTPPAWSQYAAQGDMTGIQVRIVRDHRIEKRRAAIVMQDWLYCYPPTGDVILVPKGYMTDFASIPPLADRLIDVFGDNVEAAVVHDWLYAVGQPGRREAADDLFRYALKEQGVGLVTRNAMHAAVKLGGGGAYGRAGEWDRRFGDPLTGKPLARSPFKRRTSAVVTRLSDCRRMESIAELGRLQSRFGSSQWPRAVR, from the coding sequence ATGCCGGCTGACCGCAGGATCCGGGGACTGGCGGCCGGCGCCCTCGCCGCGCTCGCCCTGCTCACGCCGCCGGCGTGGTCTCAATACGCTGCGCAGGGCGACATGACGGGCATCCAGGTCCGGATCGTGCGCGACCATCGCATCGAGAAGCGGCGCGCGGCGATCGTCATGCAGGACTGGCTCTACTGCTACCCGCCGACCGGCGACGTGATCCTCGTTCCGAAGGGCTACATGACCGACTTCGCGTCGATACCGCCTCTCGCCGACCGGCTGATCGACGTGTTCGGCGACAACGTGGAGGCCGCCGTGGTGCACGACTGGCTCTACGCCGTGGGCCAGCCCGGCCGCCGCGAAGCCGCCGACGACCTATTCCGCTACGCGCTCAAGGAACAGGGCGTCGGGCTCGTGACCCGGAACGCCATGCATGCCGCGGTGAAGCTCGGCGGCGGCGGCGCCTACGGACGCGCGGGCGAATGGGACCGCCGCTTCGGCGATCCGCTGACAGGCAAGCCGCTTGCCCGCTCCCCCTTCAAGCGCCGGACGAGCGCGGTCGTGACGCGGCTTTCGGACTGCCGGAGGATGGAGTCCATCGCCGAGCTCGGCCGCCTCCAGAGCCGGTTCGGGTCCTCGCAATGGCCCCGCGCGGTCCGCTAG